In Bacillus cytotoxicus NVH 391-98, the following are encoded in one genomic region:
- a CDS encoding nucleoside hydrolase — protein MRIVNKKIIFFGDFGIDDAVSLIYADKTCRLDIIGIVADYGNVSREIVTENVYFLERYYATKIKIIKGASRPMTAEDPLFFPEIHGEHGLGSIIPPKTRGMKRENFYEIIKLIEPCPEDIIIVATGRLTALATLFLLYPEVMSCVHAYYIMGGAFLCPGNVTPVSEANFYSDPIATNIVMKYAKNVSIYPLNVTQRAIITPEMVNFIDDKGTGQAKLIKPMIDFYYENYYKKQYPGIGGSPIHDLLPFIALRKDTIFEYKKSAVWISTTNDETRGQSVADFRRTAEQTRFDNRPVQRIAVNFRYQAFKREFMSTMLKPDCS, from the coding sequence GTGAGGATAGTGAATAAGAAAATCATCTTTTTTGGAGACTTTGGTATTGATGATGCAGTATCGTTAATCTATGCAGATAAGACGTGTCGTCTTGATATCATTGGAATTGTTGCTGATTACGGAAATGTTTCAAGGGAAATTGTGACTGAAAATGTTTATTTTTTAGAGAGATACTATGCTACAAAGATAAAAATTATAAAAGGAGCCAGTAGGCCAATGACGGCAGAAGATCCTTTGTTCTTTCCAGAAATTCATGGCGAACACGGTTTGGGATCAATTATTCCTCCAAAAACAAGAGGGATGAAAAGAGAAAACTTTTATGAGATTATCAAGTTAATCGAACCGTGTCCAGAAGATATTATCATTGTAGCAACAGGACGTTTAACAGCTCTCGCAACATTATTTCTGTTGTATCCTGAAGTAATGAGTTGCGTGCATGCGTATTATATTATGGGTGGTGCGTTTTTATGTCCCGGTAATGTTACACCTGTATCAGAAGCGAATTTTTATAGTGATCCCATCGCAACAAACATTGTGATGAAGTACGCGAAAAACGTAAGTATTTACCCATTAAATGTGACGCAGCGGGCCATTATTACTCCTGAAATGGTAAATTTTATTGACGATAAGGGAACAGGACAAGCAAAGCTGATTAAACCAATGATTGATTTTTACTATGAAAATTATTATAAAAAGCAATACCCTGGAATCGGTGGCAGTCCAATTCATGATTTACTTCCATTTATTGCATTGCGAAAAGATACTATTTTTGAATACAAAAAGTCTGCTGTCTGGATTAGTACAACAAATGATGAGACGCGTGGACAAAGTGTAGCAGACTTTAGAAGGACAGCGGAGCAAACGAGATTTGATAATCGACCAGTTCAGAGGATTGCGGTGAACTTTCGTTATCAAGCATTTAAAAGAGAATTTATGAGTACAATGTTAAAACCAGATTGTTCTTGA
- a CDS encoding DUF3970 family protein, translated as MIRVRVEGNEQEIVEFLERMPEIPGFEKTHIREPRKGNNPKYNTSKSVLAYLSYKKKEVTNK; from the coding sequence ATGATTCGTGTAAGAGTGGAAGGAAATGAACAAGAAATTGTTGAATTTTTGGAGAGAATGCCTGAAATTCCTGGATTTGAAAAAACGCATATAAGAGAACCACGTAAAGGAAATAATCCAAAATACAATACAAGTAAAAGTGTATTAGCATATTTATCTTATAAAAAGAAGGAAGTCACTAATAAATAG
- a CDS encoding DUF3914 domain-containing protein: protein MQIEWNVNAMSQHTKVTPLYVAQNEKQHVAISEKENKQDDGVKFDIRLFEKTTQQAKHKFTELDLWSTLKEKGVPMWIILKILKKSHKEKEQDATSAIQNTSNTFEDVNEIRLNEVM from the coding sequence ATGCAAATAGAATGGAATGTAAATGCTATGTCGCAACATACAAAGGTTACTCCTTTGTATGTTGCACAAAACGAGAAACAGCATGTCGCTATTTCAGAAAAAGAAAATAAGCAAGATGACGGGGTTAAATTTGATATTCGATTGTTCGAAAAAACAACACAACAAGCTAAACATAAGTTTACAGAATTAGACTTATGGAGCACGTTAAAAGAGAAAGGTGTTCCGATGTGGATTATTTTGAAAATCCTCAAAAAATCTCACAAAGAAAAAGAACAAGACGCAACTAGCGCAATTCAAAATACTTCTAATACCTTTGAAGATGTAAATGAAATAAGATTAAATGAAGTCATGTAG
- a CDS encoding LL-diaminopimelate aminotransferase has protein sequence MTYTLATRMKAFQSSIFSELAAYKKEKIAVGHKMIDLSIGNPDMPPADFVREAMVHAANEKENYGYTLTGVEDFHQAVTEYYHASHNVTLDPDREVLLLMGSQDGLVHLPMVFANPGDLILVPDPGYTAYETGIQMAGATPYFMPLKKENDFLPNLQEIPEEIAKKAKMMILNFPGNPVPAMAHEDFFKEVIAFSKKHHIIVVHDFAYAEFYYDNQKPISFLSVPGAKEVGVEINSLSKSYSLAGSRIGYMIGNEEIVRALTQFKSNTDYGVFLPIQKAAAVALRQGAEFCSKNRIIYQERRNTLIDGFASFGWNVEKPAGSMFVWAEIPDGWTSLQFAYALMDRANVVVTPGHAFGPHGEGFVRIALVQDQEVLQQVVENIKNSGIFSSKKENALVKN, from the coding sequence ATGACATATACGTTAGCAACAAGAATGAAAGCATTTCAATCTTCCATATTTAGCGAATTAGCAGCTTATAAAAAAGAAAAGATCGCAGTAGGTCATAAAATGATTGATTTAAGCATTGGAAATCCAGATATGCCCCCTGCCGATTTCGTCAGAGAAGCTATGGTACATGCAGCAAATGAAAAAGAAAATTACGGTTATACTTTGACAGGAGTTGAAGACTTTCATCAAGCGGTAACGGAATATTATCATGCAAGTCACAATGTCACATTAGATCCTGATCGTGAAGTGTTGTTATTAATGGGATCTCAAGATGGTTTAGTGCACTTACCTATGGTCTTTGCAAATCCTGGAGATCTTATTTTAGTTCCTGACCCTGGATATACAGCTTATGAGACAGGAATACAAATGGCTGGTGCTACTCCATATTTCATGCCGTTAAAGAAAGAAAACGACTTTTTACCTAATCTACAAGAGATTCCCGAAGAAATTGCTAAAAAGGCAAAAATGATGATATTAAACTTCCCAGGAAATCCAGTTCCAGCAATGGCACACGAAGACTTCTTTAAAGAAGTAATCGCATTTTCTAAAAAACATCATATCATTGTTGTTCATGATTTTGCTTACGCTGAATTTTATTACGATAATCAAAAACCAATTAGTTTTTTATCTGTTCCTGGTGCTAAAGAAGTAGGGGTAGAAATCAATTCCCTATCCAAAAGTTATAGTTTAGCAGGAAGTCGCATCGGATATATGATTGGCAATGAAGAAATTGTGAGAGCCCTTACTCAATTTAAATCCAATACAGATTACGGTGTTTTCTTACCCATTCAAAAAGCTGCCGCGGTTGCTTTGCGCCAAGGAGCGGAATTTTGTTCGAAAAACCGGATTATCTATCAAGAGCGCCGCAATACTTTAATTGACGGTTTTGCTTCTTTTGGCTGGAACGTTGAGAAACCTGCTGGCAGCATGTTTGTATGGGCAGAAATACCAGATGGCTGGACCTCCTTACAATTCGCATATGCGTTAATGGACCGTGCAAATGTTGTTGTAACCCCTGGTCATGCTTTTGGACCACATGGTGAAGGCTTTGTCCGCATCGCACTCGTCCAAGATCAAGAGGTTCTACAACAAGTCGTTGAAAATATTAAAAATAGCGGGATTTTCTCTTCCAAAAAAGAAAATGCACTTGTTAAAAATTAA
- the coaW gene encoding type II pantothenate kinase — translation MESVVGIDAGGTLTKIAYFESNKTISFKKFYSYEQENMKKWLHQNETITKLCITGGKGEQLQTLLANQYETIYANEFEATLQGVQFLFKKETLSLNNFVLTNIGTGTSIHYIHDKQYVRAGGTGVGGGTIMGLAKLLTNIESFDQVLHHAKQGNRNTLDITVGDIYSGALSPIDYHLTASNFGKAAMTDLNYTHSDLLATLQGLVGEVVTALSLQFAEAKNINDIVYIGSTLSNNTQLQNIIEHYTKYQNKRPIFLQDHGYSGAIGALLSVQTKKS, via the coding sequence ATGGAAAGTGTTGTCGGTATTGATGCTGGAGGAACATTAACAAAAATTGCTTACTTTGAAAGCAATAAGACAATATCTTTTAAGAAATTTTATTCTTATGAGCAAGAAAACATGAAAAAGTGGCTTCATCAAAACGAAACAATTACGAAGTTATGTATAACAGGTGGAAAAGGTGAACAATTACAAACATTACTTGCGAATCAATACGAAACGATATATGCAAATGAATTTGAAGCTACCCTCCAAGGTGTGCAGTTTCTTTTTAAAAAAGAAACTCTCTCCCTAAACAATTTTGTTTTAACAAATATCGGCACAGGTACTTCAATTCACTACATCCATGATAAACAATATGTTCGCGCAGGAGGAACTGGCGTTGGCGGTGGCACAATCATGGGACTAGCAAAATTATTAACAAATATAGAAAGTTTTGATCAAGTGCTCCATCATGCAAAACAAGGGAACAGAAATACCCTTGATATAACAGTTGGAGATATTTATAGCGGCGCACTCTCACCTATTGATTACCATTTAACAGCTAGTAATTTCGGGAAAGCAGCAATGACAGATTTAAACTATACGCATTCAGATTTACTTGCCACCCTGCAAGGTCTTGTTGGCGAAGTCGTTACCGCATTAAGTCTTCAATTTGCTGAGGCAAAAAACATAAATGATATCGTTTATATCGGCTCTACCTTATCTAACAATACACAGCTACAAAACATTATTGAACATTACACAAAGTATCAAAATAAACGACCCATTTTCTTACAAGATCACGGTTATAGCGGTGCAATTGGTGCTTTGCTTAGCGTACAAACGAAAAAAAGCTGA